In one Leptospira mayottensis 200901116 genomic region, the following are encoded:
- a CDS encoding ATP-binding protein has product MSSVIEIAITSRISAFPILYAKSRGFFEKEGIQVQIRVLENYDAILAFLSSGKIEVGEIPFTTWLDLHLKKAVPNKSIFRGMILSRMIHSFYSRYNSSMDSILEGTPYLIPVLQNTSIDKLLAQEFMRSSRFRKKISYTFVYSRSYLLEYEFAQTTTLGLVGSVQESHFLNNGFRISEGRDLPPYRLPVNMLAFNGRFAKTYPDRINKLQNALFRAIQSLIENTSDTTEHVIQENVPEFKIEPEQLHYFYKQPSQDLQEILSPVAALEELEYLGRIYWRSIKHLTDPPPVLLEALDLAAKDPVPIYPAALRTKKTLLMEEQFNREDESNRLLEMTGDRRELGDLVSDVHNLVLNIYNSKKGVRLPVLPLKGTASAIRTGINSILDFLFQEIRTQEIKAFAIDNVLMMQGLEMDKRNMELQFSDDRFNYLFEFSPIPVILLDSVSGALIAGNYNFRSLTGYSKDNIHNLRLEDLFPGLEEMGDWSSPTRSPETMLRVDQAKMKLRDKSEMDVSLSITALFERARKIYQVHILYDTEKKETERAKHEFISNISHELRSPMTNIQGYFELLRVEINTLLSKDQSGMLDVIEKNIKRLNHLIENLLKFEEVQGEDNSGLVENFDPALVIEEVVYSNEPSAKEKGLGVELSLIKKLKVRGIRFEFSQVITNLFVNAIKYTEKGKIEMTMAEFGGERVEINIKDTGVGIDPKYVEKVFERFFRVPNDRNKRVGGTGLGLPISRTILHKMNGEITLESRVGGGSSFKISLPLQPSSASK; this is encoded by the coding sequence TTGTCTTCTGTGATCGAAATTGCTATCACATCCAGAATCTCTGCGTTCCCGATTTTATACGCTAAGTCACGGGGCTTTTTTGAAAAAGAGGGAATTCAAGTACAAATTCGAGTCTTGGAAAACTACGACGCGATTCTTGCGTTTTTAAGTTCCGGAAAGATAGAAGTCGGGGAAATACCGTTTACGACTTGGTTAGATTTACATTTAAAAAAGGCCGTACCAAACAAGTCTATTTTTCGGGGGATGATTCTTTCAAGAATGATCCACTCGTTTTATTCCAGATACAATTCCAGTATGGATTCGATTCTGGAAGGGACTCCGTATCTGATACCGGTCCTACAGAATACATCCATCGATAAGTTATTGGCCCAAGAGTTTATGAGGTCCAGCCGCTTTCGTAAAAAAATTTCCTATACCTTCGTGTATTCTAGATCCTATCTATTGGAGTATGAATTTGCACAGACCACAACTCTCGGACTAGTCGGATCGGTTCAAGAGTCTCACTTTTTAAATAACGGATTCAGAATTTCGGAAGGACGGGATTTACCTCCGTATCGACTTCCGGTTAACATGCTCGCGTTTAATGGTAGATTTGCAAAGACCTATCCGGATCGAATTAATAAACTTCAGAACGCTTTGTTCCGCGCGATTCAATCCTTGATTGAAAATACGAGTGATACTACAGAGCATGTGATTCAGGAAAACGTTCCGGAGTTCAAGATAGAGCCGGAACAACTACATTACTTTTACAAACAACCTTCGCAGGATCTACAGGAGATCCTTTCTCCCGTTGCCGCTTTGGAGGAATTGGAATACTTAGGAAGAATTTACTGGAGATCCATAAAACATCTAACCGATCCTCCTCCGGTTCTTTTGGAAGCTCTCGACTTGGCTGCAAAGGATCCGGTTCCGATTTATCCTGCCGCCTTGAGAACCAAAAAAACCCTTCTTATGGAAGAGCAGTTTAACCGTGAGGATGAATCCAATCGCCTGTTGGAAATGACGGGAGACCGAAGAGAACTCGGGGATTTGGTTTCCGACGTTCACAATCTCGTTTTGAACATTTATAATTCCAAAAAAGGTGTACGATTACCGGTATTACCTCTTAAAGGGACCGCGTCCGCGATCAGAACAGGTATCAACTCCATATTGGATTTTTTATTTCAAGAAATCCGTACTCAAGAAATTAAAGCATTCGCAATCGATAATGTTCTAATGATGCAGGGGCTTGAGATGGATAAGAGGAATATGGAGCTCCAGTTTTCGGATGATCGATTCAATTATCTCTTCGAGTTTTCCCCGATTCCAGTGATTTTGTTAGATTCCGTGTCGGGTGCATTGATCGCGGGAAATTATAATTTTCGAAGTCTTACTGGATATAGTAAGGATAACATCCACAATTTAAGACTGGAGGATTTGTTTCCCGGTTTGGAGGAAATGGGCGATTGGTCCTCTCCGACAAGATCTCCGGAGACGATGCTTCGTGTGGATCAAGCGAAGATGAAGTTGAGAGACAAGTCCGAAATGGATGTTTCTCTCAGTATCACTGCGTTGTTCGAAAGGGCTAGAAAAATCTATCAGGTTCATATCTTGTATGATACTGAGAAAAAGGAAACGGAACGAGCCAAGCACGAATTTATTTCGAATATCAGCCACGAGTTACGTTCTCCTATGACGAATATTCAGGGCTATTTCGAACTTCTGAGAGTGGAAATCAATACTTTGTTATCTAAGGATCAAAGTGGGATGTTGGATGTGATTGAAAAGAATATAAAACGTCTTAATCATCTCATTGAAAATCTCTTAAAATTCGAGGAAGTTCAGGGAGAAGACAATTCCGGTCTTGTTGAAAACTTCGATCCCGCTTTGGTCATTGAAGAGGTAGTTTATTCAAACGAACCTTCCGCAAAAGAAAAAGGATTGGGTGTAGAGCTAAGTTTGATCAAAAAGTTGAAAGTACGCGGGATCCGTTTCGAATTTTCTCAGGTGATAACGAACCTTTTCGTAAATGCGATCAAGTATACGGAAAAGGGAAAAATCGAGATGACGATGGCCGAGTTCGGTGGAGAGAGGGTAGAAATCAACATCAAAGACACAGGAGTTGGGATCGATCCGAAGTATGTCGAAAAGGTATTCGAACGATTTTTCCGAGTTCCAAATGATCGAAACAAAAGAGTCGGAGGTACCGGATTGGGGCTTCCGATTTCCAGAACCATTCTCCACAAAATGAACGGGGAAATTACTCTTGAATCCAGAGTAGGAGGAGGAAGTAGTTTCAAAATTTCCCTCCCGTTACAACCATCGTCGGCTTCCAAATGA
- a CDS encoding lytic transglycosylase domain-containing protein — MRIEELPTVQRILNRIRDIESLQNRFVKETPVQNRQEPFDSILKTEGEKSASNPQMESWRRDSRGNWEGIEPTLAEIIRKESEKNHLDPSLVQSVIKAESGFKTDAISPKGAIGLMQLMPSTANLLGVDDPSDPAENVAGGTKLLSDLLNKYRNLDHALAAYNAGPKAVDHYGGIPPYKETKKYVEKVKKFYSDFSE, encoded by the coding sequence ATGAGGATCGAAGAGCTTCCTACTGTACAAAGGATTTTAAATCGAATTCGAGATATTGAAAGTCTACAAAACCGGTTCGTGAAAGAAACTCCGGTTCAAAACCGGCAGGAGCCATTCGATTCTATTTTGAAAACAGAAGGTGAAAAATCCGCTTCGAATCCCCAAATGGAATCTTGGAGAAGAGATTCCCGTGGCAACTGGGAAGGCATCGAACCTACTCTGGCCGAAATTATCCGTAAAGAATCCGAAAAAAATCATCTCGATCCTTCTCTCGTTCAAAGTGTTATTAAAGCCGAATCCGGTTTTAAAACCGACGCGATTTCTCCGAAAGGTGCGATCGGTCTCATGCAACTCATGCCGTCCACGGCTAACCTGTTAGGAGTCGACGACCCTTCCGATCCGGCGGAAAATGTTGCTGGAGGAACGAAACTCTTAAGTGACCTCCTGAACAAATATAGAAATTTAGATCACGCACTCGCAGCCTACAACGCAGGCCCCAAAGCCGTAGATCATTACGGAGGTATTCCACCTTACAAGGAAACAAAAAAGTACGTTGAAAAAGTTAAAAAATTCTACAGTGATTTTTCCGAATGA
- a CDS encoding TetR/AcrR family transcriptional regulator, giving the protein MKSSRSKSNNPHTHQMKDNFVSEVTIRKRNRAATETSILLAAIQVFAKKGYDAANTKDIAKLANANEALIFRYFGNKKGLLEAILTRSEDIKQENSLSSRVYKTSKNYQDLEASICYLISGKCKDFKDAEDFMKVAVSQIILDPEVSQIIQKKIYTKALPEFIAELEKFKKAGKINPKADLKSAAYAISSFAFALGFMGQCVYKIPPSEIQATIKEVARIFRKGLEPGPTKKKSK; this is encoded by the coding sequence ATGAAATCGAGCCGATCAAAGTCAAATAATCCGCATACTCATCAAATGAAGGACAATTTTGTCTCTGAAGTAACGATTCGCAAAAGAAATCGTGCCGCGACAGAAACGTCTATTCTTTTAGCAGCGATTCAAGTTTTCGCAAAGAAAGGTTATGACGCCGCCAATACGAAAGACATAGCCAAACTCGCAAACGCAAACGAGGCATTGATCTTCAGATATTTCGGAAATAAAAAAGGTCTTCTGGAAGCCATTCTCACTCGAAGCGAAGATATCAAACAAGAAAACTCTCTCTCCTCCCGCGTCTACAAAACTTCGAAAAACTACCAAGACCTTGAAGCAAGTATTTGCTACTTGATATCGGGCAAATGTAAGGATTTTAAAGATGCCGAGGACTTTATGAAAGTTGCGGTGAGTCAGATCATCTTGGATCCCGAAGTCAGTCAAATCATTCAAAAGAAAATTTATACGAAAGCACTTCCCGAATTTATCGCAGAACTGGAAAAGTTTAAAAAAGCGGGAAAGATCAATCCGAAAGCAGATTTAAAATCAGCCGCTTATGCGATTTCATCGTTTGCGTTCGCACTCGGATTTATGGGTCAATGCGTTTATAAAATTCCTCCCTCAGAAATCCAAGCTACGATCAAAGAAGTGGCGAGAATTTTTCGAAAAGGTTTAGAACCCGGACCAACCAAGAAAAAATCGAAGTAA
- a CDS encoding aconitate hydratase yields the protein MAFDIEMIRARYAKIGDLVTKARNVVGRPLTLTEKILYSHLWEGEPKAGYEKGKSYVDFAPDRVAMQDATAQMALLQFMSAGRNKVAVPSTVHCDHLIQAKDGAVEDLKTANTINKEVYDFLSSVSNKYGIGFWKPGAGIIHQVVLENYAFPGGMMIGTDSHTVNAGGLGMIAIGVGGADAVDVMAGMAWELKFPKLIGVKLTGKLSGWASAKDIILKVAGILTVKGGTGAIVEYFGEGADSLSCTGKGTICNMGAEIGATTSVFGYDRNMREYLLKTNRKDVAELADKIVEHLNGDKEVYADPAKYFDQLIEINLSELEPYINGPFTPDLATPLSKFKEAVQQNGWPTNLEVGLIGSCTNSSYEDITRAASVARQAAEKNLEVKAEYTVTPGSEMIRYTIERDGLIKTFSDIGGVVLANACGPCIGQWSRHTKDPERKNSIITSFNRNFAKRNDGLAGTHAFVASPEIVTAFAIAGTLDFNPITDSLKSKDGKEVKLDPPTGLDFPPKGFDVKDAGFIAPAADGSKVNVVVDRQSDRLQLLSPFAPWEKTDLKGLKLLIKAKGKCTTDHISMAGPWLKYRGHLDNISNNLLIGAVNAFNDKTNEVKNQLSGTYEPVPQTARAYKAKGIGSIVVGDENYGEGSSREHAAMEPRHLGVRAVLVKSFARIHETNLKKQGMLALTFADKADYDKIQEEDSIDILGLTSFQEGTPLTLVLHHKDGSSQEIKVNHTFNTQQIAWFKAGSALNLISEEQKKRG from the coding sequence ATGGCATTCGATATAGAAATGATTCGCGCCCGATATGCTAAGATCGGGGATCTAGTTACAAAAGCGAGAAACGTCGTTGGAAGACCTCTTACCCTTACCGAAAAGATTCTTTATTCCCACCTTTGGGAAGGTGAACCTAAAGCAGGTTATGAAAAAGGAAAGTCATACGTAGACTTTGCACCAGACAGAGTCGCAATGCAGGACGCTACGGCTCAGATGGCTCTCTTGCAGTTTATGTCTGCGGGCAGAAACAAAGTTGCGGTTCCATCCACTGTTCACTGTGACCACTTGATTCAAGCAAAAGATGGTGCCGTCGAGGATTTAAAAACTGCTAATACGATAAATAAAGAAGTTTATGACTTTCTTTCCTCCGTTTCCAACAAATATGGAATCGGTTTTTGGAAACCCGGTGCGGGTATCATTCACCAAGTGGTTTTGGAGAATTATGCATTTCCTGGCGGGATGATGATTGGAACCGACTCTCACACTGTGAATGCAGGGGGATTGGGTATGATCGCGATCGGTGTAGGCGGGGCCGATGCCGTGGATGTTATGGCTGGCATGGCCTGGGAATTAAAATTTCCGAAACTTATCGGTGTAAAACTCACTGGAAAACTTTCCGGCTGGGCTTCTGCAAAAGACATCATCTTGAAAGTTGCAGGAATTCTTACCGTTAAAGGTGGGACCGGTGCGATCGTAGAATACTTCGGAGAGGGCGCAGATAGTCTTTCCTGTACGGGTAAGGGAACAATCTGCAATATGGGCGCGGAGATCGGAGCCACAACTTCCGTGTTCGGTTACGATCGGAACATGAGAGAATATCTCTTAAAAACGAATCGTAAAGATGTTGCGGAACTGGCAGATAAAATCGTAGAACATTTAAACGGGGACAAAGAGGTATATGCGGATCCCGCGAAATACTTCGATCAGTTGATTGAGATCAATCTTTCAGAACTTGAACCCTATATCAACGGACCTTTTACTCCGGATTTAGCGACTCCTCTTTCTAAATTCAAGGAAGCGGTTCAACAGAACGGTTGGCCGACGAACTTGGAAGTGGGACTTATTGGTTCCTGCACAAACTCTTCGTACGAAGATATTACCCGCGCGGCTTCCGTTGCAAGGCAAGCGGCGGAAAAAAATCTGGAAGTCAAGGCGGAATACACTGTGACTCCGGGCTCCGAAATGATCCGTTATACGATTGAAAGAGATGGGCTGATCAAAACCTTTTCCGATATCGGCGGAGTGGTTCTTGCAAACGCCTGCGGACCTTGTATCGGTCAGTGGAGTCGTCATACAAAAGATCCAGAAAGAAAGAATTCCATTATCACTTCGTTTAACAGAAATTTTGCGAAACGTAACGACGGCCTTGCGGGAACTCACGCTTTTGTTGCGTCGCCCGAAATTGTGACCGCGTTTGCGATTGCCGGAACGTTAGATTTTAATCCGATTACGGATTCCCTGAAAAGTAAAGATGGAAAAGAAGTAAAGCTCGATCCTCCGACGGGTCTTGATTTTCCTCCGAAAGGTTTTGACGTAAAAGACGCGGGTTTTATTGCTCCTGCTGCGGACGGGTCGAAAGTAAATGTCGTGGTCGATCGCCAATCGGATCGTCTTCAATTGCTTTCACCATTTGCTCCTTGGGAAAAAACGGATTTAAAAGGTTTAAAATTACTCATCAAAGCGAAAGGGAAGTGTACTACCGATCATATTTCTATGGCGGGACCCTGGTTGAAATACAGAGGTCACTTGGATAATATTTCCAATAACCTTTTGATCGGAGCCGTAAATGCTTTTAACGATAAGACCAATGAGGTGAAAAATCAACTTTCTGGAACTTACGAACCCGTTCCTCAAACCGCAAGAGCATACAAAGCGAAAGGAATCGGTTCCATAGTTGTAGGAGATGAGAATTACGGGGAGGGCTCTTCGAGAGAGCACGCGGCGATGGAACCAAGACATCTTGGAGTCAGAGCGGTTCTCGTAAAATCTTTTGCAAGAATTCACGAGACAAACCTGAAAAAACAGGGAATGCTTGCCCTTACGTTTGCAGACAAAGCCGACTATGACAAAATCCAAGAAGAAGATTCTATCGACATTCTCGGTTTGACCTCGTTTCAAGAAGGGACTCCTTTGACTCTTGTATTGCATCACAAAGACGGCTCTTCCCAAGAGATTAAAGTAAATCATACATTCAACACCCAACAGATCGCTTGGTTCAAAGCAGGCAGCGCGCTCAACTTAATCAGCGAGGAGCAAAAGAAAAGAGGTTAA
- a CDS encoding OmpA family protein translates to MHGTNSSLNLDAAEIMARKTNYYVTIKGRKYDRELIKLAEGFTSGKRNAKISVNNAKQLLKAVKDNDSYTDIAKHTIEYIRENYKFTEKSDEWFRTEIRKWATEKVQETKKEEAEESIVVDEEEAPNENFPSSWEEDKSDDISEIPTKDYTNYIPTPSAKPHLKKNKTVPILIFLTGLLVLTGLIYFFWTLFSSENEDRSKELGKTKTNSAIVKGKEKSSLPSKAKETVMEPNSEKLETVKSTISKVEPKFSWFEKEHSEELSSNPKFREIESKVIHFEKNSIQIRKEARPGLNRLSRWMKEDSSIRVKIIGHTSLEGTEAANQRVSLLRAETVRDYLAGNGISKDRFEVIPKGASVPIGDNSKEEGKEMNRRVELRIRN, encoded by the coding sequence TTGCACGGAACCAATTCTTCTCTCAATCTTGATGCGGCGGAAATCATGGCGAGAAAGACAAACTATTACGTTACTATCAAAGGTAGAAAATACGATCGTGAGCTGATCAAACTTGCGGAAGGATTTACTTCCGGTAAACGTAATGCTAAGATTTCGGTTAACAATGCAAAGCAACTTTTAAAAGCGGTCAAAGATAATGACAGTTATACGGACATCGCAAAACATACAATCGAATATATCCGCGAAAATTATAAATTCACTGAAAAGTCGGACGAATGGTTTCGCACGGAAATCCGCAAATGGGCTACTGAAAAAGTCCAAGAAACAAAAAAGGAGGAAGCCGAGGAATCGATCGTGGTTGACGAGGAAGAGGCTCCGAACGAGAATTTTCCTTCAAGTTGGGAAGAGGACAAAAGCGACGACATTTCTGAAATTCCGACCAAAGATTATACGAATTACATTCCTACTCCTTCCGCAAAACCGCATCTGAAAAAGAACAAAACCGTTCCGATTCTGATCTTTCTAACTGGTCTTCTTGTTCTTACCGGATTGATTTATTTTTTCTGGACCTTATTCTCCTCTGAAAACGAGGATCGTTCCAAAGAATTGGGTAAAACAAAAACGAACTCCGCGATCGTAAAAGGTAAGGAGAAGTCTTCTCTTCCTTCTAAAGCGAAAGAAACTGTAATGGAACCGAATTCTGAAAAGTTGGAAACCGTAAAAAGCACGATCTCTAAAGTGGAACCGAAGTTTTCCTGGTTTGAAAAAGAACACTCGGAGGAATTATCTTCCAATCCTAAATTTAGAGAGATCGAATCCAAAGTGATTCACTTTGAGAAAAACAGCATTCAAATTCGTAAAGAGGCGAGACCAGGTCTCAACCGACTTTCTCGTTGGATGAAAGAGGACTCTTCCATTCGAGTTAAAATCATCGGTCACACTTCTTTGGAAGGAACGGAGGCGGCCAACCAAAGGGTTTCTCTTCTTCGTGCTGAAACGGTTCGGGATTATCTTGCGGGTAACGGAATTTCCAAGGATCGTTTTGAAGTTATTCCCAAAGGTGCGAGTGTTCCGATCGGCGACAACTCCAAGGAAGAGGGAAAGGAAATGAACCGGCGCGTAGAACTTAGAATTCGTAACTGA
- a CDS encoding amino acid--tRNA ligase-related protein has translation MNELSREVLVKRAQFLSVLRKFFEKRNYLEMDTPCLKAVPSMEPYLDPFLVHSPSRKERGYLITSPEYSLKEILSKGLEKIYEITHTFRSGEEGSPFHSAEFLMLEFYTVGISLEDLMDVCTELLEVLDHEFQAFGFDRNKVRRISVEESLRKYALCGISKSELDRVIFERGLSEIPAEKRTYEDSFFIVFLNLVEVHLPKEFVFLYDYPPELAALSKIESGFAKRFEFYYGSLELGNAFAELTDPIEQISRFRREQDLRKNLSKEVFSVDSGFERALQEGIPDSCGISIGLDRLLLCILGGRSLREISPYYGKF, from the coding sequence ATGAATGAATTGAGTAGGGAAGTTCTTGTCAAACGGGCGCAATTCTTGTCCGTTCTACGGAAATTTTTTGAGAAAAGAAATTATTTAGAAATGGATACTCCCTGTCTCAAAGCTGTCCCTTCGATGGAACCGTATTTGGATCCTTTTTTAGTCCATTCTCCCTCAAGAAAAGAAAGAGGGTATTTGATCACGTCTCCCGAATATTCTCTCAAGGAGATTCTTTCCAAGGGTTTGGAAAAGATTTATGAAATTACACATACGTTTCGTTCCGGCGAGGAAGGAAGTCCGTTTCACAGCGCAGAATTTTTGATGCTCGAATTTTATACCGTTGGAATCTCTCTCGAAGATCTGATGGATGTTTGTACGGAACTTTTGGAAGTTTTGGATCATGAATTTCAAGCTTTCGGTTTCGATCGAAACAAGGTTCGAAGAATATCCGTAGAAGAGTCCCTTAGGAAATACGCTCTTTGCGGAATTTCCAAATCGGAACTCGACCGAGTGATTTTTGAACGCGGGTTGAGCGAAATCCCGGCCGAAAAAAGAACTTACGAAGATTCGTTTTTTATTGTATTCTTAAACCTTGTGGAGGTACATCTGCCGAAAGAGTTTGTATTTTTATACGATTACCCTCCGGAATTGGCGGCGCTTTCCAAAATTGAGTCCGGTTTCGCAAAACGTTTCGAATTCTATTACGGAAGTCTGGAATTGGGTAACGCATTTGCAGAGTTAACCGATCCGATCGAACAGATTTCCCGGTTTCGTCGTGAACAAGATCTAAGAAAAAATTTGAGTAAAGAGGTGTTTTCTGTCGATTCCGGTTTCGAGCGCGCACTTCAAGAAGGAATTCCGGATTCTTGCGGAATTTCAATCGGTTTGGACCGACTTCTTCTTTGTATTCTTGGCGGACGTTCTCTGAGGGAAATTAGTCCGTATTACGGAAAGTTCTGA
- a CDS encoding DUF4279 domain-containing protein, producing the protein MSNSLSYPLTWVILSVNEDGLDSESVTRELDLNPDFSTPISATDKEGKPLGFGHWQLHSTLGAQASLEDHILQILEKVAPYRHKVKEFAAKHSLCMYVSVEFSDSTRQETEIPSRLLLLLGNLGIKLVFQPWKRD; encoded by the coding sequence ATGAGTAATTCGTTATCTTATCCACTCACTTGGGTGATCCTTTCTGTAAACGAAGATGGTCTCGACTCAGAGTCCGTTACTCGTGAGTTGGATCTCAACCCTGATTTCAGTACTCCGATATCCGCCACAGATAAGGAGGGAAAACCTCTCGGCTTCGGTCACTGGCAACTTCATTCGACCTTGGGCGCGCAGGCTTCTTTGGAAGATCATATCCTTCAGATCTTAGAAAAAGTGGCGCCTTATCGCCACAAGGTGAAGGAGTTTGCGGCGAAACATTCTCTCTGTATGTATGTTTCTGTGGAATTTTCGGATTCCACTCGACAAGAGACAGAAATTCCTTCTCGTCTTCTTTTGCTTTTGGGTAACTTAGGGATAAAGCTGGTCTTTCAACCTTGGAAGAGGGATTAA
- a CDS encoding response regulator transcription factor: protein MKTILVIEDDPDIGNLIRKSLDSAHYSTTLQTSGEEGLKFYKANHPDMVILDLSLPDIDGIEVCRTVRRNDENTPIFIVTARNEEIDRIMGLELGADDYITKPFSVRELKTRVDVFFRRWDKKAGIKPNVGASGEIIRGALKIDPVRRRVTLKDNIVNISRKEFDILQLMAASPGKVFSREMILEAVWGMEWDGFERMIDSHVKRIRSKLEKNSAQPEWIETIWGIGYRFTDNYDNIVIPD from the coding sequence ATGAAAACAATTTTAGTCATAGAAGACGATCCGGACATCGGAAATTTAATCCGTAAATCCTTGGATTCGGCGCACTACTCGACCACTCTGCAAACGAGCGGAGAAGAAGGTCTCAAATTCTACAAAGCAAATCATCCAGACATGGTTATCTTAGATCTTTCTCTTCCAGACATAGATGGAATCGAAGTTTGTAGAACCGTTAGACGGAACGACGAAAATACTCCCATTTTCATTGTAACGGCAAGAAACGAAGAGATCGACAGAATTATGGGACTTGAATTGGGAGCGGATGATTACATTACGAAACCTTTTTCTGTCCGAGAACTAAAGACTAGAGTAGACGTATTTTTCCGTAGATGGGATAAAAAAGCAGGAATTAAACCGAACGTCGGAGCAAGCGGCGAAATCATTCGAGGCGCTTTGAAAATCGACCCGGTTCGAAGAAGAGTTACTCTTAAAGACAATATCGTAAATATTTCTAGAAAAGAATTCGATATCCTGCAACTCATGGCCGCTTCGCCCGGAAAAGTTTTTTCCAGAGAAATGATTCTGGAAGCGGTTTGGGGAATGGAATGGGACGGTTTCGAAAGAATGATTGATTCTCATGTAAAAAGAATTCGTTCCAAACTGGAAAAAAATTCGGCTCAACCCGAATGGATTGAAACGATCTGGGGAATCGGTTATCGATTTACGGACAATTACGACAACATCGTAATCCCGGATTAG
- a CDS encoding 4a-hydroxytetrahydrobiopterin dehydratase, with protein MSNSNNADLELFKQKLPSGWEIRFRTEIPFLSKTFIFPTYLSGLEFVNSLAHIAERFDHHPDIFLTYRKVTVEIFTHSKNTITDLDLRFAEEAETIRHG; from the coding sequence ATGAGCAACTCGAATAACGCGGACTTGGAACTTTTCAAACAAAAGCTTCCTTCTGGTTGGGAGATCAGGTTTCGAACAGAAATTCCGTTTTTATCTAAGACTTTTATTTTTCCGACTTATTTAAGCGGATTGGAGTTTGTAAATTCGCTTGCACATATCGCTGAAAGATTTGATCATCACCCGGATATTTTTCTCACCTACCGAAAGGTCACCGTGGAAATTTTCACACATTCTAAAAATACAATCACAGATTTAGATCTTCGTTTTGCCGAAGAAGCCGAAACAATCCGCCATGGATAA
- a CDS encoding DUF883 family protein encodes MTSKTEDFNEEVESLKDKAKRITGKAREEYLEHVSDLKEKIKQISGDTSERAKQIIDQTGVYIKENPQKATLIGLGVGLGIGLLVGMLIRRK; translated from the coding sequence ATGACATCTAAAACGGAAGATTTTAACGAAGAAGTGGAATCTTTAAAAGATAAAGCAAAAAGAATCACTGGAAAAGCCCGTGAGGAATATTTAGAGCACGTATCCGATCTCAAGGAAAAGATCAAACAAATCTCCGGCGATACATCAGAAAGGGCAAAACAAATTATTGACCAAACTGGAGTTTATATTAAAGAAAATCCTCAGAAAGCTACGTTGATCGGACTCGGAGTAGGACTTGGAATCGGATTACTCGTCGGAATGCTAATTCGTAGAAAATAA
- a CDS encoding LBF_4227 family protein: MAKKRKSDSTKESYNDEYTKKGNDLKSHFLALVDSILEYFQTLLLYGQKLLTKRLQAGIQAYIFLRIGLFFFAFGSAGFLGALFVFLHKISGGDLLLSSLGTGGVSFFFSILFLWLAASFLKIKDRS; the protein is encoded by the coding sequence ATGGCAAAAAAAAGAAAATCAGATTCGACAAAGGAATCGTATAACGACGAATATACGAAAAAAGGAAACGATCTTAAATCGCATTTTCTCGCTTTGGTCGATTCCATTTTGGAATACTTCCAAACCCTTCTTCTTTACGGGCAAAAACTCCTAACGAAAAGACTTCAAGCGGGAATCCAAGCTTATATTTTTCTAAGGATCGGTCTCTTTTTTTTCGCGTTCGGTTCCGCCGGTTTTTTAGGGGCACTTTTCGTTTTCCTTCATAAAATCTCCGGAGGAGACCTTCTCCTCTCGAGTCTTGGCACCGGCGGAGTAAGTTTCTTTTTTTCCATCCTCTTTCTTTGGCTCGCCGCCTCTTTCCTTAAGATCAAGGATCGATCATGA